TCTATCTGATAAAATGCAGGAAATAATCTGATTAATTGAGGAATTGCACTGTAAGCTAAACTGAATAAGGTGGAGTCTTCCAGCAGTTCAATATTTTCATCTGTTGGTGTCTGGCCGGGAAATCCGGAATGGGCATGGATAATCTGGTCTGCGTGCCAGTACCATGTAGTGATTTGCTGTGGAGGGCTGTTCACATAAACTCTTGCTGAACCCTTAGCCATAAACCAGCAATTTGCAGGTATCTGACCGGCTTTTATTAATTGCTGGCCCTTTGCGCCATATTCTTTTACCAACACCGTATTCATATACGCTTTGAGCGCCTCGGAGACGGGGTGATACTGGCTGAAAATGTTAAATAATCTTTCTTTTTCCATAGGTTTGATGTACGTGTCTGGTAAATATGGAGAGACGTTATGGTAACAATATAGTGATAATATTTCTTGAAAATTATTATCTTAAATTTTTTTGATAAAATATTGTATATTTTGGTTTAATCACAAAATATTGATGTTCGTTTTGGTTGATATGGTTAGCCGGTTTAGTATTGGATTTGTACTTTTGTTTTTTGTAATCTTATATCAATTGGGAAATACCATTATATCAAATAGAAAAAAAATTCTGACATGGCTGTTAATGATT
This portion of the Pedobacter lusitanus genome encodes:
- a CDS encoding Crp/Fnr family transcriptional regulator; translated protein: MEKERLFNIFSQYHPVSEALKAYMNTVLVKEYGAKGQQLIKAGQIPANCWFMAKGSARVYVNSPPQQITTWYWHADQIIHAHSGFPGQTPTDENIELLEDSTLFSLAYSAIPQLIRLFPAFYQIEAGLKEVQQYNLSEQTTELKEDVCKRFVRLSGRFPSRMNENCKRDIAAYLGVTPDILCPLTT